Proteins co-encoded in one Quercus robur chromosome 8, dhQueRobu3.1, whole genome shotgun sequence genomic window:
- the LOC126694681 gene encoding septum-promoting GTP-binding protein 1, whose translation MAKFIHGAARKMTQLCRKVVHVNIRWRIVERVSFIRQFFRFIWDRIIVCSIGKSTQYRRLSSRGSFALPPEAVEAGLGLDEQASTTCSEHDLDSDLVTLKISLLGDCQIGKTSFLIKYVGDEQEKRNLEMAGLNLMDKTLSVQGARISLEIWDVGGDRRSLDHVPMACKDAVAILFMFDLTSRTTLNSVIGWYNEARKWNQTAIPIIIGTKFDDFVRLPPDLQWTIVTQARAYARAMKATLFFSSATHNINVNKIFKFIMAKLFNLPWTVERNLTIGEPIIDF comes from the exons ATGGCCAAGTTTATTCATGGAGCAGCTAGAAAGATGACACAACTTTGTCGAAAAGTTGTTCATGTCAATATCCGGTGGAGAATAGTAGAAAGGGTCTCGTTTATTAGGCAATTTTTTCGATTCATTTGGGATAGAATTATAGTTTGTTCAATAGGGAAGTCGACTCAGTACCGGCGGTTGTCCAGCCGGGGCTCTTTTGCGCTGCCGCCGGAGGCCGTAGAGGCGGGTTTGGGATTGGATGAACAAGCCAGCACCACATGTAGTGAGCATGACTTGGATTCGGATTTGGTTACCTTGAAAATCAGCTTGTTGGGTGATTGCCAGATTGGTAAAACTAGTTTTTTG atcAAGTATGTGGGAGATGAGCAGGAAAAGAGAAACTTGGAGATGGCAGGATTAAATTTGATGGATAAAACTTTATCCGTACAAGGTGCCCGGATTTCATTGGAAATATGGGATGTGGGAG GTGACCGCAGATCACTGGACCATGTTCCAATGGCTTGTAAAGATGCAGTAGcaattttgtttatgtttgatCTTACTAGCCGGACTACACTAAATAG TGTTATTGGATGGTATAATGAAGCAAGAAAATGGAATCAG aCTGCAATTCCCATAATAATAggaacaaaatttgatgattttgttagGCTTCCCCCGGATTTGCAATGGACAATTGTGACTCAG GCCAGGGCATATGCAAGGGCAATGAAGGCGACGCTTTTCTTCTCAAGTGCAACCCACAACATCAATGTGAACaagattttcaaattcattatgGCCAAGCTCTTTAACCTGCCGTGGACGGTAGAGAGAAATTTGACTATTGGGGAGCCCATCATCGATTTCTAA
- the LOC126693917 gene encoding F-box protein At3g62230-like, with product MEYDMNIRHLILKTSMHPYEFFGIVFFLNSSPYLETLTLDIGPGRIFYSRAKTLIGSGLCAPSDTRVVKSLKIVEVKGFKGTLHELCLLGRLIIYGKVLQHMYVTVSKEEDGSGGNENLYRARANGMLAFPRASSTLQISIN from the exons ATGGAGTATGACATGAACATAAGACACTTGATATTGAAGACTTCTATGCATCCATATGAATTCTTCGGAATCGTATTCTTCCTTAACAGCTCTCCTTATCTGGAGACTCTTACATTGGATATAGGCCCGGGaagaattttttat TCGAGGGCGAAAACCTTGATAGGTTCTGGCTTGTGCGCTCCATCAGATACACGTGTCGTCAAAAGTCTTAAGATTGTGGAGGTAAAAGGCTTTAAGGGGACATTGCATGAACtgtgcttgctaggccgcttGATTATCTATGGCAAGGTCTTGCAACACATGTATGTTACTGTTTCAAAGGAAGAGGATGGTAGTGGTGGAAATGAGAACTTATACCGAGCAAGAGCTAATGGGATGCTGGCATTCCCAAGAGCCTCCTCAACTCTGCAAATATCAATCAATTAA
- the LOC126695898 gene encoding F-box protein At3g62230-like: MADNLDMFRKLSEHLILIIISFLSFKEAVRTSVLSKRWRYIWHETRNIEFDERAFVDVRESQEMQASQRRGFMDFALQRIQNYQGRDIDKFQLTLSKPENFNGDIQRCISFAIIHNVKGLGLDFSDPTWAEDNLDNHAALFDLPLNVFGHIVLESIKLFSCNFRNSDFMNFTALKQVSFGWLELSLSFIKALLRNCPLLESLSLKKCWNLDHLEISGPNLRLKCFVADNCSLISNEIVIEAPNLRFFKYSWTIPHFEFEIHPAHMEEADLSFGMELDYDESIGYDLYKLRLQLYPIKALTICSFILQVLSLYIN, encoded by the coding sequence ATGGCTGATAACTTGGACATGTTCAGAAAGTTGAGTGAGCATTTGATCCTGATCATCATCTCTTTCCTTTCCTTCAAAGAAGCCGTAAGGACTAGCGTTTTGTCCAAGCGTTGGCGTTACATATGGCATGAAACAAGGAACATTGAGTTTGATGAGAGAGCCTTTGTAGATGTTCGTGAATCTCAAGAAATGCAAGCCTCTCAAAGAAGGGGTTTCATGGATTTTGCACTACAACGGATCCAAAACTATCAAGGACGTGATATAGATAAGTTTCAACTCACATTATCTAAGCCTGAAAATTTTAATGGGGATATACAACGTTGCATTTCATTTGCCATCATACATAATGTGAAAGGTTTAGGCCTTGATTTTTCTGACCCAACATGGGCAGAAGATAACCTTGATAATCATGCAGCGTTGTTTGATTTGCCATTAAATGTGTTTGGACATATAGTTCTTGAATCTATAAAGTTGTTCTCCTGCAATTTTCGTAACTCTGACTTCATGAACTTTACAGCACTGAAGCAAGTCTCTTTCGGTTGGCTGGAATTATCACTGAGTTTTATTAAAGCCTTGTTAAGGAATTGTCCCTTGCTAGAGAGTTTGAGTTTGAAGAAGTGTTGGAACTTGGATCATCTTGAAATCAGTGGACCAAATTTGAGGCTGAAATGTTTTGTTGCGGATAACTGTTCTCTAATTTCCAATGAGATTGTCATTGAAGCGCCAAATTTAAGGTTCTTCAAATATTCTTGGACAATTCctcattttgaatttgaaatacaCCCAGCCCATATGGAAGAAGCAGATCTAAGCTTTGGGATGGAGTTGGATTATGATGAATCTATAGGATATGATCTCTATAAACTCCGTCTACAACTTTATCCAATCAAGGCTTTGACTATTTGCAGCTTTATACTTCAGGTTTTATCTCTTtacataaattaa